In the Methanofervidicoccus abyssi genome, ATGGTCTTGATGATCCTGCCCCTTATTTCGGTATAACTGGAAGGGAGATAGTAAGAGGACTGTGTAAAGTAAATGAAATGTTGGGACTACCTCACTCCATCCATGTCCATCCAAATGACTTAGGACACCCTGGAAACTGGAGAACAACAATAGAAACCATGGGCTGTGTTAAGAATATGGAACCTAAACCAAAATATGGGAATAGAGAGACCGTGTACTACAATACCCATGTCCAATTCCACTCCTACGGTGGAACATCCTGGAAGGACTTCGTAAGTAAGGGAGTTGAGATTGCAGAGTACGTTAATAAGGTAGATCATGTGATGATAGACGTAGGACAGATTACTTTAGATGAGACAACAACTATGACTGCAGATGGGCCTATGGAGTACGATCTTCACATGTCAACAGGTAACAAGTGGGCAAACTGTGACGTTGAATTGGAGACAGGTTCTGGAGTTGTGCCATTTTACTACTCTCCAAAGGGACCGGTATATTCTGTACAGTGGGCAATTGGTTTAGAAATATTCCTCAATACAGATCCTAGTAAAGTAATACTTGCCACAGATCATCCAAATGGGGGACCATTTACTAGGTTCCCAAGGATAATAGCCTGGTTGATGAGTAAGAAGTATAGGGACTACTGGTTAAATGAAAAGGTCCATAAATGGGCAAGGACAAGATCATCAGTTGGAGACAACGATAAGGAATACACCATGTACGAGATTGCTCAGATAACTAGGGCAAATCAGGCAAAAGTGTTAGGACTTAGTCCAGAGAGAGGGCACCTGGGAGTTGGAGCTATAGCTGATATCGCCATTTACGAAATAGCACCTGAAGAGAAAGATCCAAAGATTATCGAGAGAGCATTTAGATACACTAAATACACATTCAAGAGAGGAGAGATAGTTGTTAAAGATGGAAACATAGTTAAGGAGATATTTGGAGATACCATATATGTAGATGTGAAGATAGATGAAACCTTAGAGAAGGAGATGATGAAGGACTTAGAGGAAGTATTTAAGAAAAACTACACTGTTCAGATAGAAAACTACAAAGTTTCTGATCATTTAGCTAACAGTTGGAAGGTTATCCAGATAGACAGCTCTGAGATCACTTAATTATTTTAAAAATTCAAAATTTTTATTATTTTAATAATTTTATTATTTAATAATAAAAATTAGGTGAGAGAATGGAAATTATACTTACACTTAAAGAAGATATAACAGTTCCAGTGGAGTTAGATGCACTACTTCCTGAAAAGATAGATAATATGGATGTGGAGGAAATCAAAAATATAAAGATACCACAGGGAAGGACAACTGTAAAGGTAGGGGAGTTATTCGATGTTGAGATAAGAGAAAGTGATACACCAAAGATGACAATAAAGAACTCCTCCATTAAGTTAAAGAGGGTTGGAGAAGGAATGACCACCGGGGAGATAGTAATAGAGGGAGATGTTGGTATGCATGTAGGCGCAGAGATGAAGGGAGGTAGGATAGTTGTAAATGGAAATGCAGATAACTGGGCTGGTAGGGGAATGAAAGGAGGAGAGTTAGTAATAAAAGGAAATGCGGGGAATTACGTAGGTTCTGCCTATAGAGGAGGATACTGGGGAATGTCTGGAGGTACTATAGTGATAGAAGGAAACGCCGGCCATGAGATAGGAGAATACATGACTGGTGGTAAAATACATATCAAGGGAAATGTAGGGTACTTTGCGGGCATCCATGCAAAGGGAGGGCTTATAGTAATAGATGGGGATGTCCCTGGTAGGTTAGGCGCAGAGATGATAAAAGGGGCTATTGTTGTAAATGGTAAGGTCTCTGAAATACTACCTTCCTTTAAATACAAAGGTATAGTTGAAAATCCCGTTATAAAGATAAAGAAGAAAGATGAGGGAACTAAGATAGAAGGAGTTTACCACATGTTTGCAGGAGACTATGTAAATAATAAACCTAAGGGACAGTTGTATATATCTGTAGATAGGAATCCCCATCTAGGATAAAAAGACATGATACTTAATTATCTATTTATATTTAAATGTAATGTAGAATGATAATTAAAATGATCAGAAATAAAAATAGTTAAAAAGATTGATAAATAAAATAGTAGATAACAGAAACTCTTAGAAAAATTCTACTTATTTTCCTGGTATATAGGATAATGATAATTTTTAACTACTCTCTCCATCCTTCTTCTCCAATAAGAGGGACAAATGCAACCTCACACAACCTTTTCTCAAATACTTTGCATTCTCTTTTTTCCAAGAGTATCAACTCCTGAATTTTCCTACCTACGGGAGCTACTATCTTTCCACCATCTTTCAACTGATCTATTAATGGTTTAGGTACCTTTGGACCTGCAGCTGTAATGTATATCCTGTCGTAGGGAGCGAGAGGTGGGTATCCCAAGGTACCATCTCCACATACAACTATAACGTTGTCATAACCCAACCTCTTAAGTACTTTCTTAGCCCTTTCAGCCAATTCAGGTATCCTCTCTATAGTCACTACTACACCATCTTTTCCAACAATTTCAGCCACAACGGCAGCATGATATCCTGAACCTGTACCTACCTCTAAAACTTTCTGCCCTTCCTTTAGATCTAGGGCTTCACACATCATACCTACCATATGTATTGCAGATATGGTCTGGCCATACCCTATACTTAGAGGTGTATCTATATAAGCATACTCCTTCAACTCTTCTGGTAGGAATTCTTCCCTTGGAACTTTCAAAAGGGCCTGGATAACTTTTTCATTTCTTATATATCCTTCTCTCTTTAACCTTTCCACAACTGGAATCATCTCTTTTATAACCTGCATAATTTCCCTTTTTTTCTATTCAACAAATAGTTACATATACTTACAACAATTAATATAAGAGAAGATATTTTGTACATATTAGATAGTCCAAAGACATCTGCAAGATATCCCAATACTACGGCACCCAGGAACATTCCAATATTTAAACTTGTGGTAAATACTCCCATGGCTGCTCCCTTTTCCTCCACACCTACTCTCTTCATGGCCTGGGAATTTACAGCGGGAAGGAACATGGCTCCACCTATGGCAACCAATTCCAAAGCTGAAAACATTTTAAGAATAGGAGGGAGAGTTGTTAAACACATGGGAAATATGGAAAGTAAGTAAAATCCAACTGCACTTAGGAGCAGTCCTCCACACACCAATAGAGTTTCATATTTACTATCTCTATCGTATATCTCCCCAAATTTCTTTTGGAAGGCACCCATAGTTAAATTTGTAGCGGCTATTAAGGCCCCAATTTCATCTAATCCTATATAATTACTAGCATATACTGCCAGGTAGGCAATAATACCTGTATTTACAACATAATATATTAAGTTTATAATATATGCAGAGAAAAAGTATCTATCCTTTAAAAACTTCATAAAAAAGAACCTTCTTTTAACAGGTGTCTCGTATTTTACTATAAGTTTCGAGACATATGTAATACTTCCATCCTTGTTTATCTTTATATTCTTCAATTTAAAGAGACATATTAAGAAGGATAAAAAACTTAAAGCACCACAAAAGTAGAAGGGTGCTTCTATACCATACCACTTTGCAATTACACCCCCTACCAAAGGTCCCAGGGAGAAGCCTAAAGGTAGTGCAGAGTTGAATAGTCCCATATACTTACCAAGTTTTTCCTTAGGTGCTACTGTGGCAACATAGGCTCCAGCCACAGGGTTTATAAGTGAAGAAGATATCCCGTTAAGTATTCTTAACACTATCAGATGTATCACAGAATTTGCAAAAGGATAGAGTATAGTGAAAAAACCATAAAAAAAAGTACCTATTAACAGAAATATCTTCTTACCATATTTATCTGAGAAATACCCTACAGGTATCTGTGCAAGGGTCCTTGCAAGTGCGAATGAACCAAAAATAATACCAATTTCAAAATTTGATGCCCCAAGTAGTTGGGCATACTTTGACATCAGTGGAGCTATTAGGCCTATTCCGATCATAGTTATAAAGGATATAAACCACAGTATAATCACAACCTCTGTAGGATTGTACATCTCTTTCAACATTTCACCATTTTGAGTAAATATAGTAAATATCTTAAAATCTTATGATTGGAAATAAAATTTTTAATAGGAATATCTTAAAATATTCAAAATTTATAGTAAGTAGATAACAATTGAGAGAGATACATCACCTCGAACTTTTGGAATTGATAGACTTAGTTAGGATAATAAAAAATTTATTTAAAAATAAAAGAATTTTACACCATAGTATCTAACTTCTCCTTCAATATCTTAACAACCTTCTTAGGTTCTGCCCTTCCCTTCGTTAACTTCATTACCTGGCCCATCAGGAAGTGTAGGGCTACTTTATTTCCATCTAAGTAATCCTTAACAGCTTTGGGATTGTTTTTGATAGCTTCCTCACAGGCCTTTACAAGGACATCGTCTTCAGTGATTACAGTTAGTCCCATCTCCTCTACAATTTCCCTTGGGGACTTCTTTCCCCTATGTTCTACCATTATTTCGATAATCTTTTTACCGATCTTCTGACTTATAATGTTATCAGTGATCAGTCTTATAAGTTCCGTTAAATGTTCAGGTTTTAGGTTACTCTCCAGGAAGTCTATCTTGTTATACGCCAAAACCCTTTTTAACTCGTTCCTTATCCAGGTTACTGCAAGGTTTACATGTTTCTCATTCACTCCTAGATCCCGAACAACCTTCTCAAAGACTTCGGCAAGGGCTAAATCAGAGACTAAAACCTTAGCATCCTCTTCCTTTATCCCATACTCCCTTATAAACCTTTTCTCCTTCTCAAGAGGAGTCTCTGGCATCTGGGATTCTACTTCTTTAATCCATCTCTCATCTATTACAATAGGTTGGATGTCAGGATCTGGTATATACCTGTAGTCCTCTGCAGTTTCCTTTGTTCTCATTGCCCGTGTGATCATCTGGGATTCCATAAATGCCCTAGTCTCCCTCTTAACCTCGCCTCCCCTCTTCAGAATATTCTTCTGTCTTATAAACTCATACTTTAGAACCTTGTAAACTCCTTTGATAGAGTTGATGTTCTTTACCTCAACCCTATTTCCCTGAATGCCTCTGTAATTAACGGAGATATTTACATCTGCCCTCATGGTACCTTCTCCCCTGAGATGTCCAATGTATCTAAACAACCTCATCAACTGTTTTAGAAACTCCCTAGCTTCTTCGGGAGATCTTATATCTGGTTCTGTGACAATCTCAATCAGCGGGATACCACTTCTGTTGAAATCTACAAGACCTAAATCAGGTTTGTACTGCCCAGGATCCTCTTCCAGGTGCACCTCCGCTATCCCAACATTTAAGAATCTTCCATTTACACCGATGGGGACAGTTGTTCTCTGATAACCACTTGGTAGATCTGGGTAATCGTAGTGTTTCCTCTGGAAGTAGATATCTTTATCAAGTACTATCTCACAGTTCAACATCTTTGCTACCATGATGGCTATATCTATAGCCTTTTTATTGGGGGGCATAGGTCTTGCTCCAGGGAGTCCCATACATACAGGACATACGTTAGTATTTGGAGGTACCTCGTTGTAATTAGTTGGACATCTACAGAACAATTTAGACCTAGTTTCCACTTGGACGTGTATCTCTAAACCACACTTCATAGTAGTTTCTCCATCCATAAAAATCACCGTAGTATTTTTTATATATATCAAAAATCTAGTTAAATCTTAAAAAAATTATTGTTAATTAAAGTTGTTATTATTAACATTAGTCCACTAATAATAAAAATATAAAAACATATTAAAAAATTTAACCAGACGATGAATAAATCCACCTAAGGTAAAGAAGTTGCTACCATATACATTACACTTTAACCTGTTATATAATACTTCTATGTTATTTAAAAAATAGATATTTTATTCCTATTTTAGGAACAAAAGTTAATACTTAATGTATTTATACTATAACATTACAAAAATATTATTGTGGTGATTCAATGAATAAACCCCTATTTAAATCACCTATCTCACCCTTAACCTTGGAAAATATAATGTGTTGTATATTTAATATAAAA is a window encoding:
- a CDS encoding MFS transporter, whose translation is MYNPTEVVIILWFISFITMIGIGLIAPLMSKYAQLLGASNFEIGIIFGSFALARTLAQIPVGYFSDKYGKKIFLLIGTFFYGFFTILYPFANSVIHLIVLRILNGISSSLINPVAGAYVATVAPKEKLGKYMGLFNSALPLGFSLGPLVGGVIAKWYGIEAPFYFCGALSFLSFLICLFKLKNIKINKDGSITYVSKLIVKYETPVKRRFFFMKFLKDRYFFSAYIINLIYYVVNTGIIAYLAVYASNYIGLDEIGALIAATNLTMGAFQKKFGEIYDRDSKYETLLVCGGLLLSAVGFYLLSIFPMCLTTLPPILKMFSALELVAIGGAMFLPAVNSQAMKRVGVEEKGAAMGVFTTSLNIGMFLGAVVLGYLADVFGLSNMYKISSLILIVVSICNYLLNRKKGKLCRL
- the fwdC gene encoding tungsten-dependent formylmethanofuran dehydrogenase subunit FwdC; this encodes MEIILTLKEDITVPVELDALLPEKIDNMDVEEIKNIKIPQGRTTVKVGELFDVEIRESDTPKMTIKNSSIKLKRVGEGMTTGEIVIEGDVGMHVGAEMKGGRIVVNGNADNWAGRGMKGGELVIKGNAGNYVGSAYRGGYWGMSGGTIVIEGNAGHEIGEYMTGGKIHIKGNVGYFAGIHAKGGLIVIDGDVPGRLGAEMIKGAIVVNGKVSEILPSFKYKGIVENPVIKIKKKDEGTKIEGVYHMFAGDYVNNKPKGQLYISVDRNPHLG
- the fwdA gene encoding tungsten-dependent formylmethanofuran dehydrogenase subunit FwdA, with product MEYIIKNGIVFDPLNRIDGEKMDICIKDGVIVESVSKDAKEIDASGCVVMPGGIDSHTHIAGPKVNTGRLMRPEDSYRDIYYKKGLKPGTGFSIPSTYKTGYQYCEMGYTTVIEAAMPPLKAKHVHDEFVDTPQIDKGALTLFGNNWIVMKYLKEKEYELCAAYVAWVLRNVKGFAIKIVNPAGTEAWGWGKNVHGLDDPAPYFGITGREIVRGLCKVNEMLGLPHSIHVHPNDLGHPGNWRTTIETMGCVKNMEPKPKYGNRETVYYNTHVQFHSYGGTSWKDFVSKGVEIAEYVNKVDHVMIDVGQITLDETTTMTADGPMEYDLHMSTGNKWANCDVELETGSGVVPFYYSPKGPVYSVQWAIGLEIFLNTDPSKVILATDHPNGGPFTRFPRIIAWLMSKKYRDYWLNEKVHKWARTRSSVGDNDKEYTMYEIAQITRANQAKVLGLSPERGHLGVGAIADIAIYEIAPEEKDPKIIERAFRYTKYTFKRGEIVVKDGNIVKEIFGDTIYVDVKIDETLEKEMMKDLEEVFKKNYTVQIENYKVSDHLANSWKVIQIDSSEIT
- a CDS encoding protein-L-isoaspartate O-methyltransferase — its product is MQVIKEMIPVVERLKREGYIRNEKVIQALLKVPREEFLPEELKEYAYIDTPLSIGYGQTISAIHMVGMMCEALDLKEGQKVLEVGTGSGYHAAVVAEIVGKDGVVVTIERIPELAERAKKVLKRLGYDNVIVVCGDGTLGYPPLAPYDRIYITAAGPKVPKPLIDQLKDGGKIVAPVGRKIQELILLEKRECKVFEKRLCEVAFVPLIGEEGWRE
- the gatB gene encoding Asp-tRNA(Asn)/Glu-tRNA(Gln) amidotransferase subunit GatB encodes the protein MDGETTMKCGLEIHVQVETRSKLFCRCPTNYNEVPPNTNVCPVCMGLPGARPMPPNKKAIDIAIMVAKMLNCEIVLDKDIYFQRKHYDYPDLPSGYQRTTVPIGVNGRFLNVGIAEVHLEEDPGQYKPDLGLVDFNRSGIPLIEIVTEPDIRSPEEAREFLKQLMRLFRYIGHLRGEGTMRADVNISVNYRGIQGNRVEVKNINSIKGVYKVLKYEFIRQKNILKRGGEVKRETRAFMESQMITRAMRTKETAEDYRYIPDPDIQPIVIDERWIKEVESQMPETPLEKEKRFIREYGIKEEDAKVLVSDLALAEVFEKVVRDLGVNEKHVNLAVTWIRNELKRVLAYNKIDFLESNLKPEHLTELIRLITDNIISQKIGKKIIEIMVEHRGKKSPREIVEEMGLTVITEDDVLVKACEEAIKNNPKAVKDYLDGNKVALHFLMGQVMKLTKGRAEPKKVVKILKEKLDTMV